In Mycoplasmopsis californica, one genomic interval encodes:
- the rplD gene encoding 50S ribosomal protein L4, whose amino-acid sequence MAVNKFYLSEKFDKDQNLTFSVKREGLKTARNYKTFKEALEYFTKSAAKLEGESRVWFQIDGQFLGSIPVYKVETVLSTLEAKSVADRDAIKFLNDEKLVDSSEAKAKKSTTKKAETTTVEKKAKVAKVDENAKFNFDTSKLPAEVFGLEKIYEQAIFDTILSERASRRQGTHAVKSRAEVRGGGKKPWKQKGTGRARAGSTRSPIWVGGGRAFGPRVERNYTLKVNKKVKKAAFFSALTLLAKDNAIVVDDFSLDKISTKDAVAKLTQMNLANVKHVLVVSSNDVVYRSLSNVVNVAVIKPSSVTVEALIWADVVILSNEGLQTFERRAK is encoded by the coding sequence ATGGCTGTTAATAAATTTTATTTATCAGAAAAATTTGACAAAGACCAAAATTTAACTTTTAGCGTTAAAAGAGAAGGTTTAAAAACAGCAAGAAACTACAAAACTTTTAAAGAAGCTCTAGAATACTTTACAAAATCAGCAGCTAAATTAGAAGGTGAATCGAGAGTTTGATTCCAAATTGATGGCCAATTCTTAGGTTCGATTCCAGTGTATAAAGTTGAAACCGTATTATCAACTTTAGAAGCTAAATCAGTAGCTGATAGAGATGCAATTAAATTCTTAAATGATGAAAAACTAGTTGATTCAAGCGAAGCCAAAGCTAAAAAATCAACTACTAAAAAAGCCGAAACAACCACTGTTGAGAAAAAAGCGAAAGTGGCAAAAGTTGATGAAAATGCTAAATTTAATTTTGACACAAGCAAACTACCAGCTGAGGTATTCGGTTTAGAAAAAATTTATGAACAAGCAATTTTTGACACAATTTTGTCAGAACGTGCTTCAAGAAGACAAGGAACCCACGCCGTTAAATCACGTGCTGAAGTAAGGGGTGGTGGTAAAAAACCTTGAAAACAAAAAGGTACTGGACGTGCTCGTGCTGGTTCAACTAGATCTCCTATTTGAGTTGGTGGTGGACGTGCATTCGGACCTCGTGTTGAACGTAATTACACATTAAAAGTTAACAAAAAAGTTAAAAAAGCCGCTTTCTTCAGTGCTTTAACATTATTAGCGAAAGATAATGCAATCGTTGTTGATGATTTTAGCTTAGACAAAATTTCAACTAAGGATGCAGTTGCTAAATTAACACAAATGAATTTAGCGAATGTAAAACATGTTTTAGTGGTTTCAAGTAATGATGTAGTTTATAGATCATTGTCAAATGTTGTTAACGTGGCAGTAATCAAACCATCATCAGTAACTGTTGAAGCTTTAATTTGAGCTGATGTAGTTATATTATCAAATGAAGGGTTACAAACTTTCGAAAGGAGAGCTAAATAA
- the rpsJ gene encoding 30S ribosomal protein S10 — MSKINIKLKAFEHEQLDFAAKKIVEIAQKNNVKFSGPVAVPTRRHVVTILRSVHINKTSREQFEARVHQRIVTLINADAKTLDQIRRFEFPAGVQISEIKQSK; from the coding sequence ATGAGCAAAATTAATATCAAATTAAAAGCTTTCGAACATGAACAACTTGATTTTGCTGCAAAAAAAATCGTTGAGATTGCACAAAAAAACAATGTTAAGTTCTCAGGACCTGTAGCTGTGCCAACTAGAAGACACGTAGTTACTATCCTTAGATCAGTTCACATCAATAAAACATCACGTGAACAATTCGAAGCTAGAGTACACCAAAGAATTGTTACTCTAATTAATGCAGATGCTAAAACTCTAGACCAAATTCGTCGTTTTGAATTTCCAGCTGGAGTACAAATTAGCGAAATTAAACAAAGTAAATAA
- the rplC gene encoding 50S ribosomal protein L3 — MKGILGRKVGMTQIFTEDGISVPVTVIEVKPNVVTKVLTADKNGYTATQLAVEEAKQSRVNKPLAGQFKQANTTPKRYIKEIRGMEGYELGQEVKANIFVSGQLVDVTGISKGKGFAGTIKRWNQHIGPKSHGGGGGSQPVRQTGSLGDISGNKVFKGMTMPGHLGAVQTTVQNLEVVKVDTINNLLLVKGSIPGPKKSLVIIKEAVKGLPSHKPVVLVDVDEVLKMNDLIERAKKVNIEVKVGMHSSELEPMIIEAEAALANAEGDK, encoded by the coding sequence ATGAAAGGAATCTTAGGACGTAAAGTTGGTATGACTCAAATTTTTACTGAAGATGGTATTTCAGTACCGGTTACAGTAATTGAAGTTAAGCCAAATGTTGTAACAAAAGTTTTAACAGCTGATAAAAACGGTTATACAGCAACTCAGTTAGCGGTTGAAGAAGCTAAACAAAGTCGTGTAAATAAACCATTAGCTGGTCAATTTAAACAAGCAAACACAACACCTAAGCGCTACATTAAAGAAATTCGTGGCATGGAAGGCTATGAATTAGGACAAGAAGTTAAAGCTAATATCTTTGTATCAGGACAATTAGTTGATGTTACTGGTATTTCAAAAGGTAAAGGTTTTGCCGGAACAATTAAAAGATGAAACCAACACATTGGTCCAAAAAGCCACGGTGGTGGTGGTGGTTCACAACCTGTAAGACAAACCGGTTCGCTAGGAGACATCTCAGGGAACAAGGTGTTTAAAGGGATGACAATGCCAGGACATCTAGGTGCCGTACAAACTACTGTTCAAAACTTAGAAGTTGTTAAAGTTGATACAATCAACAACTTATTATTAGTTAAAGGTTCAATTCCAGGACCTAAAAAATCATTAGTAATCATTAAAGAAGCTGTTAAAGGATTACCATCTCACAAACCTGTTGTGTTAGTGGATGTCGATGAAGTTCTAAAAATGAACGATTTAATTGAAAGAGCTAAAAAAGTTAACATTGAAGTTAAAGTTGGAATGCATTCAAGCGAATTAGAACCAATGATTATTGAAGCAGAAGCTGCTTTAGCTAACGCAGAAGGAGATAAATAA
- the rplW gene encoding 50S ribosomal protein L23, with product MEKTQVIRRPILTEKTQVLLEQNKYTFEVDWAANKFQIKNAVEFIFDVKVVDVKTIKVDKKAKRVGRFNGFTNRYKKAVVTLAKDDKIVFYANENEAQDQAKAEAKAEKVKANKAQDQEVESKLAEKIAAKKSKKTAKEAEKDSK from the coding sequence ATGGAAAAAACTCAAGTTATTCGTAGACCAATCCTAACCGAAAAAACCCAAGTTCTACTAGAACAAAACAAATATACATTTGAAGTTGATTGAGCCGCTAACAAATTCCAAATTAAAAATGCAGTTGAATTTATTTTCGATGTAAAAGTGGTTGATGTTAAAACTATTAAAGTTGATAAGAAAGCGAAAAGAGTGGGACGTTTCAACGGTTTTACAAACCGTTATAAAAAAGCGGTAGTAACTTTAGCAAAAGATGACAAAATTGTTTTCTATGCTAACGAAAATGAAGCTCAAGACCAAGCTAAAGCCGAAGCTAAAGCTGAGAAAGTGAAAGCTAATAAAGCTCAAGACCAAGAAGTTGAAAGCAAATTAGCAGAAAAAATTGCTGCTAAAAAATCAAAAAAAACAGCTAAAGAAGCTGAAAAAGACAGCAAATAA
- the rplB gene encoding 50S ribosomal protein L2: protein MAIKHYKPTTNGRRNMSSLDYAQNLSGHAPEKSLLVILKKNSGRNNQGKITVRHHGGRVKRFYRIVDFKRNKDNIPAIVKSIEYDPNRSANISLLAYADGEKRYILTPKGLKVGQSVISGDQVDILVGNSLPLSSIPEGTLVHNIEMQPGGGGIIARSAGTSAQILGKDDNGKYVVLRLKSGETRRILARCRATIGEVGNEEHLLVDLGKAGRNRHKGVRPTVRGSVMNPVDHPHGGGEGKQPIGRKSPLTPWGKKALGVKTRKTKKSSNKLILRRRKDAK from the coding sequence ATGGCAATTAAACATTATAAGCCAACGACAAATGGTCGTCGTAATATGTCATCTCTAGACTACGCCCAAAACCTTTCAGGACATGCTCCTGAAAAGTCATTACTAGTAATTTTGAAAAAGAATTCAGGTCGTAATAACCAAGGAAAAATTACTGTAAGACATCACGGTGGACGTGTTAAGAGATTTTATAGAATTGTTGACTTTAAACGTAATAAAGACAACATTCCTGCAATTGTTAAATCAATTGAATATGACCCAAACCGTTCAGCTAATATCTCATTATTAGCTTACGCAGACGGTGAAAAAAGATACATTTTAACTCCAAAAGGATTAAAAGTTGGTCAAAGTGTTATTTCAGGTGACCAAGTGGATATTTTGGTAGGTAACTCATTACCTTTATCATCAATTCCAGAAGGTACATTAGTTCACAATATTGAAATGCAACCAGGTGGTGGCGGAATTATCGCTCGTTCAGCTGGTACAAGTGCTCAAATTTTAGGTAAGGATGACAATGGTAAATATGTTGTTTTACGTCTAAAATCAGGAGAAACTCGTCGTATTTTAGCTCGTTGTCGGGCAACAATTGGTGAAGTAGGTAATGAAGAACACTTACTAGTCGATTTAGGTAAAGCTGGACGTAATCGTCACAAAGGTGTGCGTCCAACTGTTCGTGGTTCTGTAATGAACCCAGTAGATCACCCACATGGTGGTGGTGAAGGTAAACAACCAATTGGACGTAAGTCACCACTTACTCCATGAGGTAAAAAAGCTCTTGGTGTGAAAACTAGAAAAACTAAAAAATCTTCAAACAAATTGATTTTAAGAAGAAGAAAGGATGCTAAATAA
- a CDS encoding coiled-coil domain-containing protein: MHRQLATWKKEINELNSNLQTKELQLKNRVHNTATTLEAHQDLLATLNQAAKELDGIDKNAFPELYKNLTDAILVNRAVLSGDSEESTGQINTKLFALKQAIDKVAVSKEAKEKLSKLQEVKTNQFKEDGDNTPRAIFAQIDDQIQKEIDNFQKIIDDPKSSKVQIENATEAMERAIERHNEEKLRISQRLDNEIKSLDDLINSYESKEDTLGITHDANSEIGKLKAEFEALKSKTKTDNSPSAFDQLTSEKIQAVKNKLDLAYQKDKFFSKKKEIDAKIKDLEAKINSNPAVNGAGANGKSVVEQLREAVEAMNQDTQNSNQIYDTANIIKHVAKLDALSDLITTQDKIIEKVKTDTDKYKELATQFKEAKILGTSGQATANNPTLESIQNLTQNLEDTLDSFSTLEEVKKDVSKLVEDTKNAFDSKIATVSFSVPEVKTQIDELLNSYQTEINNINQTSNLHEDKKKVHAVESKTKKVRNNIDRIVEYASKIDQAQTKQKSASEAPLREALSMIKETLQQKIDTAKADFKDFTKFASAEKEIDTVLAKLDKFEIANAKFKELKALIDAIEYKQGHDTAMTPESKKQQINAFFNKLVEFATGMVGNTDDISIQLLGNTVEKTKELVKLQKEKLAKYDTLGTFEFESQNYGYEIDVKNIGDIVLKSVPEVKNQVFVATELDDQLSKLHNQLEKDSSQAKILYEARKAAFEHIQEVFTKDKKALDDAKTDENDKTYSELDKDMVIYFKEAVADISKVQPIDKASEITAKWKTFDTTVALRPTYMKLAKVVAETTKKKEEASKESHKSTYLLETINGTDAMVEKINKKSATTTADNYYYRQKNNTLLQKDINDIEANTAKIDVFRLHSEKESELKDSSLDEPAKKILEKRLTLFADEISKNTSISTGKVETLKKEYIEGSQLSFATLIKSSDELSKTIKEAEKFIPTDDAYLNSSNESSEMIELYNELKKLFAEAKDLLTNVTHATDYSLEGKRQNVIDKISNDSYGVISKLKAQKTRELNSALVEINNIKTYIKENFQNENGVWNNGFESLDITTEAKQQFDGWQKIKTSNEFLVDVNKKIESQKEKVFTYSSDRLKAFNTIFKKYIDYLNSVTVPSINNAPETLRNYLGLDKFFDEYEKDLQDAEGLVAKNYDQKLYEAQSRAINNQFNKLIADYKSLNSISSSSLKQVEKDLDAFNAELNDSNDTLYKKIEEASKKNSGQDNINQQLKQQIDKVKTAITAVEHKETSFTPSGKLDNFKNVGSDSSQTQGYERVFASYKADTQKMLEAIGELDKLIYGQNETDESSLQGVYNNLITKLDLTEMLQLIASNNHRENNANNKVFDSLISVYNAQYDSLKNSNKIATDAVLQNKNSNFELKLSALQGVYNPGISLIKWINEKPNKSLFFNVLTLENSKKMRDIKPLSKKQDGDKTRDLLFEDFRDAVKALDRSNNKTELDITSESSILDLFEKFNILKGNDNYFNTDNVKVYLTRDSANSDWTPEFLQADTSIKKTKINLKIKYTKPMNVPSNFFKFVDTFEIEFKDIWITFNTLKKFNIIKSDMVSNNSTNNDEYRRNKAIFEASKAGWSSKTFGINLLTIFANNATYMKEKGLQILREDVSFEDDKWNDAIDNKIEKHKQITSNFKDVSPELYNAIKTQSNYDWSTSGEKVKYKIKLNNKLLQAKGKKWKPAKFAGKQFMFWYQTGSDLTNETNNFKSFIPFFITIPVVSEDGTQYGVIHLYYENYIETQWNSWDGFAFKNIVPNGQRNKTHWYLFIPGGDNPNKLQSVVNSEINKYKSVTSDEKELNNIKATVFAENFAKIYTDKLNKPTDKPNVYRNNSKEKIDSWSGQKMFNIIDKYELSVRIYPENKEGESNE, translated from the coding sequence ATGCACAGGCAATTAGCAACTTGGAAAAAAGAGATAAATGAATTAAACTCTAATTTACAAACTAAAGAATTACAACTTAAAAATAGAGTTCACAATACGGCAACGACACTTGAGGCACATCAAGACTTATTAGCAACCTTAAATCAAGCCGCTAAAGAACTTGATGGCATTGATAAAAACGCCTTTCCTGAGCTGTATAAAAACTTAACTGATGCAATTTTAGTTAATCGAGCAGTATTATCAGGCGATTCCGAAGAATCGACTGGTCAAATTAATACTAAGTTATTTGCTTTAAAACAGGCTATAGACAAAGTAGCAGTAAGTAAAGAGGCTAAAGAAAAATTAAGCAAATTACAAGAAGTTAAAACAAATCAATTTAAAGAAGATGGTGACAACACGCCACGTGCAATTTTTGCTCAAATAGATGACCAAATTCAAAAAGAAATTGATAATTTCCAAAAAATTATTGACGACCCTAAATCAAGCAAAGTTCAAATTGAAAATGCTACCGAAGCAATGGAAAGAGCCATTGAGCGTCACAATGAGGAAAAATTACGTATCAGTCAAAGATTGGACAACGAAATTAAAAGTCTTGACGATTTAATTAACTCTTATGAATCTAAGGAAGATACCTTAGGCATAACTCACGATGCAAACAGTGAAATTGGTAAATTAAAAGCTGAATTTGAAGCTTTAAAATCAAAAACTAAGACTGACAATTCACCAAGTGCATTTGACCAATTAACTTCTGAAAAAATTCAAGCTGTTAAAAACAAATTGGATTTAGCTTACCAAAAAGATAAATTCTTCAGCAAGAAAAAAGAAATCGATGCCAAAATTAAAGATTTAGAAGCTAAAATCAATTCTAACCCTGCAGTGAATGGTGCTGGTGCAAACGGTAAAAGCGTTGTTGAACAATTGCGTGAAGCTGTTGAAGCAATGAACCAAGACACACAAAACAGTAACCAAATTTATGATACGGCTAACATCATCAAACACGTTGCTAAACTGGATGCTTTAAGCGATTTAATTACGACCCAAGATAAAATTATTGAAAAAGTTAAAACTGATACTGACAAATATAAAGAGCTAGCTACTCAATTTAAAGAAGCTAAAATTTTAGGCACTTCTGGTCAAGCGACTGCAAACAATCCAACATTAGAATCAATTCAAAACCTAACCCAAAATCTAGAAGACACCCTAGATAGTTTTTCCACACTGGAAGAAGTTAAAAAAGATGTTTCTAAACTTGTTGAAGACACTAAAAATGCATTTGATTCTAAAATCGCAACCGTAAGTTTTAGCGTTCCTGAAGTTAAAACTCAAATTGATGAGTTACTAAACTCATACCAAACTGAGATCAATAACATTAATCAAACAAGCAACTTACATGAAGACAAGAAAAAAGTTCATGCAGTTGAAAGTAAAACTAAGAAAGTTAGAAATAACATTGACCGTATCGTTGAATACGCTTCTAAGATTGATCAAGCTCAAACTAAACAAAAATCAGCTTCCGAAGCACCTTTAAGAGAAGCTCTTTCTATGATTAAAGAAACTCTGCAACAAAAAATCGACACAGCAAAAGCTGATTTTAAAGACTTTACTAAATTTGCCTCAGCCGAAAAAGAAATTGATACTGTTTTAGCAAAACTTGACAAATTTGAAATCGCAAATGCTAAGTTTAAAGAACTTAAAGCATTAATTGACGCTATTGAATACAAACAAGGTCATGATACTGCTATGACCCCGGAATCTAAAAAACAACAAATCAATGCATTTTTCAATAAATTAGTTGAATTTGCGACTGGAATGGTGGGTAATACTGACGACATTAGCATTCAATTATTAGGCAATACAGTTGAAAAAACTAAAGAGCTTGTTAAATTACAAAAAGAAAAACTTGCTAAATACGATACGTTAGGAACTTTTGAATTTGAAAGTCAAAATTACGGCTACGAAATAGATGTTAAAAACATTGGCGATATTGTTTTAAAATCGGTTCCCGAAGTAAAAAATCAAGTATTCGTTGCCACTGAATTAGATGACCAATTATCTAAGTTGCACAACCAATTAGAAAAAGATTCATCACAAGCCAAAATTCTTTATGAAGCTAGAAAAGCTGCTTTTGAACACATTCAAGAAGTATTTACCAAGGATAAAAAAGCGCTTGATGATGCGAAAACAGATGAAAACGACAAAACATATTCTGAACTTGATAAGGATATGGTAATTTACTTTAAGGAAGCGGTTGCTGACATCAGCAAAGTTCAACCAATTGATAAAGCGAGTGAAATTACTGCTAAATGAAAAACTTTTGATACAACAGTTGCTTTAAGACCTACTTATATGAAGTTAGCAAAAGTAGTTGCTGAAACCACTAAGAAAAAAGAAGAAGCAAGCAAAGAAAGTCACAAATCAACCTACTTGTTAGAAACAATTAATGGCACTGATGCGATGGTTGAAAAAATTAATAAAAAATCTGCTACAACAACAGCCGATAATTATTACTATCGCCAAAAAAACAATACTTTATTACAAAAAGATATTAATGATATTGAAGCAAATACTGCTAAAATTGATGTTTTCAGATTGCACTCGGAAAAAGAATCTGAGTTGAAAGATTCTAGTCTAGACGAACCAGCTAAAAAAATATTAGAAAAACGACTAACTTTATTTGCTGATGAAATTAGTAAAAATACATCAATTAGTACTGGTAAAGTTGAAACTCTTAAAAAAGAATATATTGAAGGTTCTCAATTAAGTTTTGCCACTCTAATTAAAAGTTCAGATGAGTTGAGTAAAACTATTAAAGAAGCTGAAAAATTCATTCCTACTGATGATGCTTATCTAAATTCTTCTAATGAATCATCCGAAATGATTGAATTGTACAATGAATTAAAAAAATTATTTGCTGAGGCTAAGGATTTATTAACAAACGTAACTCATGCAACAGATTATTCTCTTGAAGGTAAACGTCAAAACGTCATAGATAAAATAAGCAATGATTCATATGGAGTTATTTCTAAATTGAAGGCTCAGAAAACTCGTGAATTAAATAGTGCTCTTGTTGAAATTAACAATATAAAAACTTATATAAAAGAGAACTTCCAAAATGAAAACGGTGTTTGAAATAATGGTTTTGAATCGCTTGATATTACAACGGAAGCTAAGCAACAATTTGATGGTTGACAGAAAATAAAAACTTCAAACGAGTTTTTAGTAGATGTCAACAAAAAAATCGAATCTCAAAAAGAAAAAGTATTCACATATAGCAGCGATAGACTTAAAGCATTCAATACAATCTTTAAAAAATATATTGATTATTTAAATTCTGTTACCGTACCTTCTATAAATAATGCTCCTGAAACTCTTAGAAATTATTTAGGTTTAGATAAGTTTTTTGATGAATACGAAAAAGACTTGCAAGATGCTGAAGGTCTAGTTGCCAAAAATTATGACCAAAAACTTTATGAAGCTCAATCTCGTGCAATAAACAATCAATTCAATAAGTTGATTGCAGATTATAAATCATTGAATTCAATTTCTAGTTCAAGTTTAAAACAAGTCGAAAAAGATTTGGATGCGTTTAATGCTGAATTAAATGATAGCAATGACACACTTTATAAAAAAATTGAAGAAGCAAGCAAAAAAAATTCTGGTCAAGATAATATCAATCAACAACTAAAACAACAAATTGATAAAGTTAAAACTGCTATTACAGCCGTTGAACACAAAGAAACCTCATTCACGCCTTCTGGAAAATTAGACAACTTTAAAAATGTTGGTAGCGATTCTTCGCAAACTCAAGGGTATGAGCGTGTTTTCGCAAGTTATAAAGCCGACACTCAAAAAATGCTAGAAGCAATTGGTGAATTAGACAAACTTATCTATGGTCAAAACGAGACTGATGAAAGCAGTCTTCAAGGAGTTTATAATAATTTAATTACTAAATTAGACTTGACTGAAATGCTTCAACTAATTGCATCTAATAATCATAGAGAAAATAACGCAAACAACAAGGTATTTGACAGTTTAATCTCAGTGTATAACGCACAATACGATTCATTAAAAAACTCAAATAAAATAGCAACCGATGCTGTTTTACAGAATAAAAACAGCAATTTTGAACTAAAATTATCAGCTTTACAAGGAGTATACAACCCAGGTATTAGTTTAATTAAATGAATAAATGAAAAGCCGAACAAGTCATTATTCTTCAATGTTCTAACATTAGAAAATTCTAAAAAAATGAGAGATATTAAGCCTCTCTCTAAAAAACAAGATGGCGATAAAACAAGAGATTTATTATTTGAAGATTTTAGAGATGCAGTAAAAGCTCTAGATAGATCTAATAATAAAACTGAATTAGATATTACCAGTGAATCATCAATACTTGATTTATTTGAAAAATTCAATATTCTTAAAGGAAACGATAATTACTTTAATACGGACAATGTAAAAGTTTATTTAACTAGGGATTCAGCGAATTCTGATTGAACTCCAGAATTTCTCCAAGCAGACACATCAATTAAGAAAACAAAAATTAATCTAAAAATTAAGTACACCAAACCTATGAATGTGCCAAGCAATTTCTTTAAATTCGTTGATACATTTGAAATCGAATTCAAAGATATCTGAATTACCTTTAATACACTGAAAAAATTCAACATTATTAAATCTGATATGGTTTCAAATAACAGTACAAATAATGATGAATACCGTAGAAATAAAGCAATTTTCGAAGCATCAAAAGCTGGTTGAAGTAGTAAAACATTTGGAATCAATTTATTAACTATTTTTGCAAATAATGCTACTTACATGAAAGAAAAAGGATTGCAAATTTTACGTGAAGATGTTTCTTTTGAAGATGATAAGTGAAACGACGCTATCGACAACAAAATTGAAAAACATAAACAAATAACATCTAATTTTAAAGATGTGTCGCCTGAGTTATATAATGCGATTAAGACCCAAAGTAACTACGATTGATCAACATCTGGTGAAAAAGTTAAATATAAAATAAAATTAAATAATAAATTATTACAAGCTAAAGGTAAAAAATGAAAACCTGCTAAATTTGCAGGAAAACAATTTATGTTTTGATATCAAACAGGTTCTGATTTAACAAATGAAACCAATAACTTCAAATCTTTTATTCCTTTCTTCATTACAATACCTGTTGTCTCAGAAGATGGAACTCAGTATGGGGTAATTCACCTATACTATGAAAACTATATTGAAACTCAATGAAATAGTTGAGACGGATTCGCATTTAAAAATATTGTCCCTAATGGTCAAAGAAATAAAACACATTGATATTTATTCATTCCTGGGGGAGATAACCCTAATAAACTTCAAAGCGTAGTTAATTCAGAAATAAATAAATACAAATCAGTAACTAGTGATGAGAAAGAATTAAATAATATAAAAGCAACCGTATTTGCTGAAAATTTTGCAAAAATATATACAGATAAGTTAAATAAACCAACTGATAAACCCAATGTTTATAGAAACAACTCTAAAGAAAAAATTGATTCTTGAAGTGGACAAAAAATGTTCAATATTATTGACAAATATGAGTTATCAGTAAGAATTTATCCAGAAAATAAAGAAGGAGAAAGCAATGAGTAA